In a genomic window of Wyeomyia smithii strain HCP4-BCI-WySm-NY-G18 chromosome 1, ASM2978416v1, whole genome shotgun sequence:
- the LOC129718913 gene encoding uridine diphosphate glucose pyrophosphatase NUDT14-like, translating into MSIIKTLTQTRAFHSRPSAPVVFGAVVVVVSPSSTRAAVSCWSRHRKNTPIWTVQKRTMNDISNIRYGPLPRESPYVKPFRFHYTQNGKEKSWDLLKVHDSVSIIVFNVTRQRLVFVRQFRPAVYYNLVSAEAGDDGSKIDMQKYPPSIAVTLELCAGIVDKPISMAEIAREEVLEECGYNVPLERLEEIVSYRAGVGTSGALQTLFYAEVNDADRVPSGGGGVDDEMIDVVECSLDEARKMTQKGSNMTSPPSFLFGVLWFLTNRAPKPEA; encoded by the exons ATGTCAATAATCAAAACATTGACGCAAACGCGAGCCTTCCATTCAAGGCCTTCTGCTCCTGTGGTGTTCGGTGCCGTGGTAGTAGTGGTTTCGCCCTCCTCAACTCGAGCTGCTGTCAGCTGTTGGAGTCGTCATCGGAAAAATACACCAATTTGGACCGTCCAGAAGCGTACAATGAACGACATCAGCAACATTCGGTACGGTCCGCTGCCGCGGGAATCACCGTACGTGAAACCGTTCCGCTTCCACTACACCCAGAATGGGAAGGAAAAATCCTGGGATCTGCTGAAGGTGCACGACTCTGTGTCGATTATTGTCTTCAACGTCACTCGCCAGCGGTTGGTCTTTGTGCGGCAGTTCCGTCCAG CTGTTTATTACAATCTGGTTAGTGCGGAAGCTGGAGACGATGGTTCGAAGATTGACATGCAGAAGTATCCCCCGTCGATAGCGGTAACATTGGAACTCTGCGCTGGCATTGTGGATAAGCCAATCTCGATGGCCGAGATTGCCCGCGAGGAGGTGCTGGAGGAGTGTGGTTATAACGTGCCACTCGAACGGTTGGAGGAGATTGTCAGCTACCGGGCGGGGGTTGGAACTTCCGGAGCGCTGCAGACTTTGTTTTACGCCGAGGTTAACGATGCGGATCGTGTCCCGTCAGGCGGTGGCGGCGTGGATGACGAAATGATCGACGTGGTCGAGTGCAGCCTGGATGAGGCACGAAAGATGACCCAGAAGGGTAGCAATATGACTAGCCCGCCGTCGTTTCTGTTTGGAGTGTTGTGGTTCTTGACCAACCGTGCACCGAAGCCGGAAGCTTAG
- the LOC129718911 gene encoding NADP-dependent malic enzyme yields MLARQVILNGASNALKSISAAATSSPKKTLSKAVASVAAREYHEVTGDIIVPSMVMGIDHLRDPRLNKGLAFTLEERQILGIHGLQPARFKTQDEQLELCRISISRYQEDLNKYLYLVDLQDRNEKLFFRLISEDVEKMMPIVYTPTVGLACQKFGLIYRRPRGLFVTINDRGHVYDVLRNWPEPDVRAIVVTDGERILGLGDLGACGMGIPVGKLALYTALAGIPPHQCLPIVIDVGTNNQSLLEDPLYIGLRHKRVQGKEYDDFIDEFMEAVVKRYGQNTLIQFEDFGNHNAFRFLDKYRETYCTFNDDIQGTASVAVAGLLASKRVTGRKISENTFLFLGAGEAAIGIADLVVKAMQAEGCTLQEARDKIWLFDIDGLLAKGRPEGHMGGHKAFYVKDHRPVKNFAEVVNEVKPSVLIGASAAGGAFTPEILQAMGKNNDRPIIFALSNPTSKAECTAQAAYDNTEGRCIFASGSPFPPVQYGGKTYYTGQGNNAYIFPGVALGVIVTGTHHIPEDMFLIAAQAVADQVAQEDLDKGSLYPPLGAIRGCSVDIAVGVTKFAYQKGLASTYPEPEDKLAYIKSHLYNFNYETAMPVTWKWPAQKEVKTRPITPTKLQA; encoded by the exons CCTGAATGGTGCATCAAACGCACTGAAGAGCATCTCGGCAGCGGCCACCTCCTCGCCCAAAAAGACCCTCTCGAAGGCGGTCGCTTCGGTAGCAGCCCGCGAATACCATGAGGTCACCGGAGACATCATCGTCCCGTCGATGGTCATGGGCATCGATCATCTGCGCGATCCTCGGCTGAACAAGGGTCTAGCCTTCACCCTGGAGGAACGGCAAATCCTGGGCATCCACGGATTGCAACCGGCCCGCTTCAAGACCCAGGACGAGCAGCTGGAATTGTGTCGGATCTCGATCTCACGCTACCAGGAGGATCTGAACAAGTACCTTTACCTGGTCGATCTGCAGGACCGAAATGAGAAGCTGTTCTTCAGGCTGATCTCGGAGGACGTGGAGAAGATGATGCCGATCGTCTATACGCCGACGGTCGGTTTAGCCTGTCAGAAGTTCGGTCTGATCTATCGACGACCCCGCGGGTTATTTGTGACGATCAACGATCGAGGTCACGTGTACGATGTCCTACGGAATTGGCCAGAACCGGACGTGCGTGCCATCGTGGTAACCGATGGGGAGCGTATTTTGGGTTTGGGAGACTTGGGAGCCTGTGGAATGGGTATTCCTGTAGGAAAGTTGGCTCTCTACACGGCGTTAGCTGGCATCCCACCGCATCAGTGCTTGCCGATTGTGATCGACGTCGGTACCAATAACCAGAGCCTACTCGAGGATCCTCTCTATATTGGACTGCGGCATAAACGTGTCCAGGGTAAGGAGTACGATGACTTTATTGACGAATTTATGGAGGCTGTTGTGAAGCGCTACGGACAGAATACGCTGATTCAGTTCGAGGACTTCGGTAACCACAAtgccttccggtttctggacaaATACCGGGAAACTTACTGTACGTTCAATGACGACATCCAGGGAACGGCTTCGGTTGCGGTAGCTGGTCTACTGGCTTCGAAGCGAGTTACCGGAAGGAAGATTTCGGAGAATACGTTCCTGTTCCTAGGAGCAGGTGAGGCGGCGATCGGTATTGCTGATCTGGTGGTGAAGGCTATGCAGGCAGAGGGTTGCACATTGCAGGAAGCCCGTGACAAGATTTGGCTATTCGATATCGATGGTCTACTTGCGAAGGGACGCCCTGAGGGTCATATGGGTGGTCACAAAGCGTTCTACGTTAAGGATCATCGACCGGTGAAGAATTTCGCCGAAGTGGTTAACGAGGTGAAACCGTCTGTGCTGATCGGTGCTTCAGCGGCTGGTGGTGCTTTTACGCCTGAAATTCTGCAGGCGATGGGTAAGAATAATGACCGTCCTATCATTTTCGCTCTGTCGAATCCCACCTCCAAAGCCGAATGTACAGCACAAGCTGCCTACGACAATACTgag GGACGTTGCATTTTCGCTTCGGGTTCTCCCTTCCCACCGGTTCAATATGGAGGTAAGACTTACTACACCGGCCAGGGCAACAATGCGTACATTTTCCCGGGTGTAGCTCTGGGTGTTATTGTCACCGGAACGCATCATATCCCGGAGGACATGTTCCTGATTGCTGCCCAAGCGGTTGCCGACCAGGTTGCCCAGGAAGATCTAGACAAGGGTTCCCTCTATCCCCCGCTGGGAGCTATTCGAGGCTGTTCGGTTGACATAGCAGTTGGAGTGACCAAATTTGCCTATCAGAAAG GACTTGCGTCCACCTATCCGGAGCCAGAGGATAAACTGGCGTACATCAAGAGTCACTTGTACAACTTCAACTACGAAACTGCCATGCCGGTCACCTGGAAGTGGCCCGCCCAGAAGGAAGTTAAGACTCGCCCGATCACACCGACGAAACTGCAAGCCTGA